Proteins encoded in a region of the Dreissena polymorpha isolate Duluth1 chromosome 6, UMN_Dpol_1.0, whole genome shotgun sequence genome:
- the LOC127835107 gene encoding uncharacterized protein LOC127835107, whose translation MRDRLIKLFDAAKDELLIKATDLKSEEVKKLDQMQYVISTNNEVINQLLPMCSAIAQHGSPQQVFILTKQIEEKHNTIEYNINEQRKTKFSSKVMMSFPGELSSLLEMGKHVIDVNFERKGNPSSIRSPLQPKPITLKLLFSVDLSNTEDDDHEPFLSGLDFLPDGRLVLADNINMKCMILNERLQRLGTPYTFKSSPKDVVVFSRSELALTMGKQKIICIMSVDSDNVISLTREISTSCEYFSICCITPTNMVVSTSNNPCHVRMISVDGVETDFDHLEFHKKTYKQGESMSTYVKPKNTLLLTDRFAHTVYMYNTVKGTTNAVTDRNIKEPRGACVGPSDTVLVCSSLNNSIVHLTVGGEILGKYPVYMQHPFSLCVSTDGNMLAVANN comes from the exons ATGAGGGATCGTTTGATAAAACTGTTTGACGCGGCGAAAGATGAATTGCTTATAAAGGCAACAGATTTGAAGAGTGAAGAGGTGAAAAAACTTGATCAAATGCAATATGTTATTTCAACCAATAATGAAGTAATCAATCAACTATTGCCAATGTGCTCTGCTATAGCACAACACGGTTCACCGCAGCAAGTGTTTATATTAACAAAACAGATAGAGGAGAAACATAACACTATCGAATACAATATAAACGAACAACGAAAGACGAAATTTTCATCTAAAGTGATGATGTCGTTTCCAGGAGAGCTATCGTCGCTTCTGGAAATGGGCAAACATGTGATTGATGTTAATTTTGAACGAAAAG gAAATCCCAGTTCCATCAGGTCGCCACTCCAACCGAAACCAATTACCCTAAAGCTGCTCTTCTCCGTGGATCTATCAAATACTGAAGATGATGATCATGAACCATTTTTAAGTGGACTGGACTTCCTACCGGATGGAAGACTTGTACTCGCggataacataaatatgaaatgtatgatattgaatgaGAGGTTGCAGAGACTTGGAACACCGTACACGTTCAAGTCATCTCCAAAAGACGTAGTTGTTTTTTCTCGGAGTGAACTAGCATTGACGATGGGTAAACAAAAGATAATATGTATCATGTCAGTTGATTCTGACAATGTAATAAGTCTGACAAGGGAAATCAGCACATCGTGTGAATACTTCTCTATATGCTGCATTACGCCAACAAATATGGTCGTGAGCACGTCAAATAATCCCTGTCATGTAAGAATGATATCTGTGGACGGAGTTGAAACTGACTTTGATCACCTGGAGTTTCATAAGAAAACGTACAAACAAGGTGAAAGTATGAGCACATATGTCAAGCCCAAGAACACGTTATTACTGACTGACAGGTTCGCTCACACAGTTTACATGTACAACACCGTAAAGGGAACGACTAACGCAGTCACTGATAGGAACATAAAAGAACCACGGGGTGCCTGTGTCGGACCTAGTGACACAGTGCTGGTGTGCAGTTCGTTGAATAATTCCATCGTGCACCTGACTGTTGGCGGTGAAATACTTGGTAAATACCCTGTATATATGCAGCATCCGTTTAGCCTGTGTGTTTCTACGGATGGAAACATGCTTGCGGTGGCAAACAATTAG